From the Neoarius graeffei isolate fNeoGra1 chromosome 1, fNeoGra1.pri, whole genome shotgun sequence genome, one window contains:
- the zgc:194655 gene encoding uncharacterized protein zgc:194655, with protein sequence MGKICQIIVIGVKGEKKIIDVANSEEEFNKTTVLAFKEKLVVKCPELKDSKIRIMFTDIQLQDTDTFGKHKLEHLSTVAVFIQLPGGGAAHTAG encoded by the exons ATGGGGAAAATTTGCCAAATTATAGTAATTGGTGTTAAAGGGGAAAAGAAAATTATAGACGTTGCAAACTCCGAGGAGGAATTCAATAAAACAACTGTTTTGGCTTTCAAAGAAAAACTTGTGGTGAAATGTCCGGAGCTTAAAG ACTCGAAGATCAGAATAATGTTCACTGATATCCAGCTTCAGGACACCGACACTTTCGGGAAGCACAAGCTCGAGCACCTCTCCACCGTGGCTGTGTTCATCCAGTTGCCCGGAGGAGGAGCTGCACACACAGCTGGATGA
- the si:ch211-212k18.13 gene encoding ubiquitin carboxyl-terminal hydrolase 47 isoform X2, which produces MALERSAGLRYNGLKNPGATCYLNSVLQCLYMTEDFCREVENFRRDPLNPDEESADLMQELQKLFKRLKEVVGTTEGITRCLHISSVREQQDAVEYYQKILQAIGPEVSKIFKGEMSNKTRCACTHIFQEKCSFFMIPLSIEAAPTEWFSVNKGLENFFKEVKFDEDNLVYCDHCDQKAEAETWTEIEEVPNILTLYLKRFHFDYYQMKLVKNHCPIVIPKQLLLKKYKYELYAVINHMGERTGGHYNAVIRSFDDNEWYCFDDSSVQKVSEEAFHQFIPPLVYLLMYRKIEVDEPHSDEKSTESTNELQLHWQEYYELVINLLNWIRNHIIVFENRNLPTSYEDIEVLFHLFKTELPEKEKEKNGSKHAYNYFENAVQAGKLKVHPGYHPSDVEKEWDRLWAAILKWKRKKFEGLVQLQGQMDSGVHEEWLNQMETLLHMGHRQAGAYPS; this is translated from the exons ATGGCTTTggaaag ATCTGCTGGATTACGATACAATGGGTTGAAAAATCCGGGTGCAACCTGTTACCTGAACTCTGTACTGCAGTGTCTCTACATGACTGAAGATTTCTGCAgagaagtagaaaa CTTTAGAAGAGATCCACTAAACCCTGATGAAGAAAGTGCTGATTTGATGCAAGAATTGCAAAAACTTTTTAAAAGGCTAAAAGAAGTTGTTGGTACAACTGAAGGGATAACTCGATGTTTGCACATCAGTAGTG TCCGTGAACAGCAGGATGCAGTGGAATACTATCAGAAAATTCTACAAGCAATTGGACCAGAAGTGTCCAAG ATATTTAAAGGGGAAATGAGCAACAAAACCAGATGTGCATGTACCCACATATTTCAAGAGAAGTGTTCCTTTTTCATGATCCCTTTATCCATAGAAGCTGCACCCACTGAGTGGTTCAGTGTG aaTAAGGGATTAGAGAACTTTTTTAAAGAGGTCAAGTTTGATGAAGACAACCTGGTGTACTGTGACCACTGTGACCAAAAAGCTGAAGCTGAGACC TGGACTGAAATTGAGGAGGTTCCTAATATCCTGACTCTGTACCTGAAGAGGTTTCATTTTGACTACTATCAGATGAAGCTTGTAAAGAATCACTGTCCCATTGTCATTCCCAAGCAACTGCTGCTAAAG AAATATAAATATGAGCTTTATGCAGTTATTAACCACATGGGGGAACGAACTGGAGGGCACTACAATGCTGTCATCAGATCCTTTGATGACAATGAGTGGTACTGTTTTGATGACTCTTCTGTCCAGAAG GTTTCAGAGGAGGCTTTCCACCA ATTCATCCCACCTCTGGTCTATTTACTCATGTACAGAAAAA TCGAAGTGGATGAGCCTCACTCTGATGAGAAGTCTACCGAATCTACCAAT GAGCTACAGCTACACTGGCAGGAGTACTATGAACTGGTCATAAATCTGCTAAACTGGATCAGAAACCATATCATTGTGTTTGAGAACAGAAATTTGCCCACCTCATATGAGGACATTGAG GTCTTGTTCCACCTTTTCAAGACAGAGTTGCCagaaaaggagaaagagaaaaatgGCTCCAAACATGCTTACAATTATTTTGAG AATGCAGTGCAAGCTGGGAAGCTTAAAGTACATCCTGGTTACCACCCCAGTGATGTGGAGAAGGAGTGGGATCGACTCTGGGCAGCCATACTAAAATGGAAGCGAAAGAAGTTTGAAGG